The following proteins are co-located in the Doryrhamphus excisus isolate RoL2022-K1 chromosome 3, RoL_Dexc_1.0, whole genome shotgun sequence genome:
- the cand1 gene encoding cullin-associated NEDD8-dissociated protein 1, with product MASASYHISNLLEKMTSSDKDFRFMATNDLMTELQKDSIKLDDDSERKVVRMILKLLEDKNGEVQNLAVKCLGPLVSKVKEYQVETIVDTLCTNMLSDKEQLRDISSIGLKTVIGELPPASSGSALAASVCKKITGRLTSAIAKQEDVSVQLEALDIMADMLCRQGGLLVNFHPSILSCLLPQLTSPRLAVRKRTIMALGHLVMSCGNLVFIDLIEHLLSELGRNDNMSTTRTYIQCTAAISRQAGHRIGEYLEKIIPLVVKFCNVDDDELREYCIQAFESFVRRCPKEVYAHVPTVISICLRYLTYDPNYNFDDEDEDDNAMDAEQNDEDYQGSDDEYSDDDDMSWKVRRAAAKCLDAVVSTRHEMLPEFYRSVSPALVCRFKEREENVKADVFHAYLSLLKQTRPAQSWLADPDAMEQGDTPLTMLQSQVAMIVKALHKQLKEKSVKTRQCCFNMLTELVNVLPGALTQHIPVLVPGIIFSLNDKSSSSNLKIDALACLHVIMVTHPAHAFHAHVPALVPPVVACVGDPFYKITSEALLVTQQLVKVIRPLDSQSEGSDSFDPSPYISDLFSCTIRRLKAADIDQEVKERAISCMGQIICNLGDRLPAELHGTLLIFLERLKNEITRLTTVKALTLIAGSPLKIDLRPVLPDAIPILASFLRKNQRALKLCTLAALDILLRNYSSAVTPVMVDAVLAELPPLISESDMHVSQMALSFLSTLAVTHPSLLGQLSGGNILQQLIALVRSPLLQGGALSAMLDFYQALVSTDTPGLGYMDLLRMLTGPVYSQSAALPHKQAYCSIAKCVAALTRACPAEGPAVVGQFIQDVKNSRSTDSIRLLALLSLGEVGHHVDLSSQPELKTVILDAFSSSSEEVKSAASYALGSIAVGNLPEYLPFVLQEISSSKRQYLLLHSLKEIISSASVSGLKPYVESVWTLLLKHCECQEEGTRNVVAECLGKLTLINPETLLPRLKGYLLSGSSYARSSVVTAVKFTISDQPQPIDPLLKNCIGDFLKTLEDPDLNVRRVALVTFNSAAHNKPSLIRELLDSVLPQLYNETKVRKELIREVEMGPFKHTVDDGLDLRKAAFECMYTLLDSCLDRIDIFTFLNHVEDGLKDHYDIKMLTFLMLARLSSLCPSAVLQRLDRLVEPLRATCTTKVKANSVKQEFEKQDELKRSAMRAVVALLTIPEAEKSPLMSEFQSQISSNQELAAIFDSIQRDSSSANMESMDTS from the exons GTTCATGGCCACCAACGACTTGATGACAGAACTCCAAAAAGACTCCATCAAACTGGACGACGACAGCGAGAGAAAG gtggtgAGGATGATTCTTAAGCTGCTGGAGGACAAGAACGGAGAAGTTCAGAACCTGGCCGTCAAATG cctgggccccctggtgagcaAGGTGAAGGAGTATCAGGTGGAGACCATCGTGGACACGCTGTGCACCAACATGCTGTCGGACAAGGAGCAGCTGAGGGACATCTCATCCATCGGCCTCAAAACGGTCATCGGCGAGCTGCCGCCTGCCTCCAGCG GCTCCGCCCTGGCCGCCAGCGTCTGCAAGAAGATAACGGGTCGACTGACCAGCGCCATTGCCAAGCAGGAGGACGTGTCGGTGCAGCTGGAGGCGCTGGACATCATGGCCGACATGCTGTGCAG ACAGGGGGGTCTGCTGGTCAACTTCCACCCCTCCATCCTCAGCTGCCTCCTCCCTCAGCTCACCTCCCCCAGGCTGGCCGTCAGGAAG AGGACCATCATGGCGCTGGGACACCTGGTCATGTCCTGCGGGAACCTGGTCTTCATCGACCTCATCGAGCACCTGCTGAGCGAGCTCGGACGCAACGACAACATGTCCACCACCAGGACGTACATCCAGTGCACCGCCGCCATCAGCAGACAGGCCGGGCACAGGATCG gggagtacctggagaagaTCATCCCGCTGGTGGTCAAGTTCTGCAACGTGGATGACGACGAGCTGCGGGAGTACTGCATCCAGGCCTTCGAGTCCTTCGTCAGGAG GTGTCCGAAGGAGGTCTACGCCCACGTTCCCACCGTCATCTCCATCTGCCTGCGCTACTTGACCTACGACCCCAACTACAACTTTGAcgacgaggacgaggacgacAACGCCATGGACGCCGAGCAGAACGACGAAGACTACCAAG GAAGTGACGACGAATACAGCGACGATGACGACATGAGCTGGAAGGTGCGGCGGGCGGCGGCCAAGTGCCTGGACGCCGTCGTCTCCACGCGTCACGAGATGCTTCCCGAGTTCTACCGCTCCGTGTCCCCAGCCCTCGTCTGCCGCTTCAAG gagagagaggagaacgTCAAGGCGGACGTCTTCCACGCCTACCTGTCCCTGCTCAAGCAGACCAGACCGGCTCAGAGCTGGTTGGCCGACCCGGACGCCATGGAGCAGGGGGACACGCCCCTCACCATGCTGCAGAGTCAG GTGGCCATGATCGTCAAGGCGCTTCACAAGCAGCTGAAGGAGAAGAGCGTGAAAACTCGCCAGTGTTGCTTCAACATGTTGACGGAGCTGGTCAACGTCCTCCCGGGGGCGCTCACCCAGCACATCCCCGTGCTGGTGCCAG GCATCATCTTCTCCCTCAACGACAAGTCCAGCAGCTCCAACCTGAAGATCGACGCGTTGGCGTGCCTCCACGTCATCATGGTCACGCACCCCGCCCACGCCTTCCACGCCCACGTGCCCGCCCTGGTCCCCCCCGTGGTGGCCTGCGTGGGAGACCCCTTCTATAAGATCACCTCAGAGGCCCTGCTGGTCACGCAGCAGCTGGTCAAG GTGATCAGAcccctggacagccaatcagagggctcTGACAGCTTTGACCCCTCCCCGTACATCAGCGACCTGTTCAGCTGCACCATCAGACGCCTTAAAGCGGCGGACATCGACCAGGAGGTGAAGGAGCGCGCCATCTCCTGCATGGGTCAGATCATCTGCAACCTCG GTGACCGTCTCCCCGCCGAACTTCACGGCACGCTCCTGATATTTTTGGAGCGTCTGAAGAACGAAATCACGCGGCTGACCACAGTCAAAG CTCTCACGCTGATCGCCGGCTCGCCGCTCAAGATTGACCTGCGGCCCGTCCTCCCCGACGCCATCCCCATCCTGGCCTCCTTCCTGCGTAAGAACCAGCGAGCGCTGAAGCTGTGCACGCTGGCCGCGCTCGACATTCTGCTCCGGAACTACAG CTCTGCCGTGACGCCCGTCATGGTGGACGCCGTCCTGGCCGAGCTGCCGCCTCTCATCTCGGAGAGCGACATGCACGTGTCCCAGATGGCGCTCAGCTTCCTGTCCACGCTGGCCGTGACACACCCCTCGCTGCTGGGCCAGCTGAGCGGCGGCAACATCCTGCAGCAGCTCATCGCGCTGGTCCGATCCCCGCTGCTGCAGGGCGGCGCGCTCTCCGCCATGTTGGACTTCTACCAG GCTCTGGTGTCCACAGACACGCCGGGTCTGGGCTACATGGACCTGCTGAGGATGCTGACGGGTCCGGTTTACTCCCAGAGCGCCGCGCTGCCGCACAAGCAGGCGTACTGCTCCATCGCCAAGTGCGTGGCCGCCTTGACGCGGGCGTGTCCCGCCGAGGGGCCGGCCGTGGTGGGACAGTTCATCCAG GACGTGAAGAACAGTCGCTCCACAGACTCCATCAGGCTGCTGGCTCTGCTCTCCTTGGGGGAGGTCGGACATCACGTGGACCTCAGCAGCCAACCCGAGCTCAAGACGGTCATCCTGGACGCCTTCTCGTCCTCCAGTGAGGAG GTCAAGTCGGCGGCGTCGTACGCCCTGGGCAGCATCGCCGTGGGGAACCTTCCGGAATATTTGCCTTTCGTCCTGCAGGAGATCTCCTCCTCCAAACGCCAGTACCTCCTGCTGCACTCGCTCAAAGAGATCATCA gttcTGCGTCGGTGTCGGGCCTGAAGCCGTACGTGGAGTCGGTGTGGACGCTGCTGCTCAAACACTGCGAGTGTCAGGAGGAGGGAACCAGGAACGTGGTGGCCGAGTGTTTGGGCAAACTGACGCTCATCAACCCCGAGACGCTGCTGCCCCGCCTCAAGGGGTACCTGCTGTCAG GCTCGTCGTACGCCAGGAGTTCCGTGGTCACGGCGGTCAAGTTCACCATCTCGGACCAGCCGCAGCCCATAGACCCCCTGCTCAAGAACTGTATAG GTGATTTCCTGAAGACGCTGGAGGATCCCGACCTGAACGTGCGGCGCGTTGCCTTGGTGACGTTCAACTCGGCggcccacaacaagcccagcctGATCAGAGAGCTGCTGGACTCGGTTCTACCGCAGCTCTACAACGAGACCAAAGTCCGCAAGGAGCTGATTCGCGAG GTGGAGATGGGCCCCTTCAAGCACACGGTGGACGACGGCCTGGACCTGCGGAAGGCCGCCTTTGAGTGCATGTACACTCTGCTGGACAGCTGCCTGGACCGCATCGACATCTTCACCTTCCTCAACCACGTGGAGGACGGCCTCAAGGACCACTACGACATCAAG ATGCTCACCTTCCTCATGCTGGCCCGGCTGTCGTCCCTCTGTCCCAGCGCCGTCCTGCAGAGGCTGGACAGACTGGTGGAGCCGCTCCGAGCCACGTGCACCACCAAG GTGAAGGCCAACTCGGTGAAGCAGGAGTTCGAGAAGCAGGACGAGCTGAAGCGCTCGGCCATGCGGGCCGTGGTGGCGCTGCTGACAATCCCCGAGGCGGAGAAGTCTCCGCTCATGTCCGAGTTCCAGTCGCAGATCTCATCCAATCAGGAGCTGGCCGCCATCTTTGACTCCATCCAGAGGGACTCCAGCTCGGCCAACATGGAGTCCATGGACACCAGCTAA